From Micromonospora echinaurantiaca:
CGAGGTCGGCGCGGAGCTGGACCTGCCGGTGGGCACCGTCCGGGTGCTGCTCGCCGACCTGGCGGCCGCCGGGCTGATCGAGACCCACGAGCCGCCGATGCTGTCCGCGCTGCCGACCGAGGCGCTGCTCAAGGAGCTGCTCGCCGGGCTTCGCGCACTGTGACCGGGCCGGGGCGGCCCGCCGCCCGCCGGGGCGGCAGCGTGCCCGGCGGACGATCTGTAGGGGGAAACGCAATGCCGGCAGCACCGCCGCAGCCACGGCGGACCGTGGCCATCATCGTGCTCGACCGGATCATGGCCGTCGTCGCATCGGTGCGGCAGGTGGCCACCGGCCGGGCTGACGGGGCGACCGTGGCCCGGCTCGCGTTGCTCGCCGCGGTGGCGGTGCTGGTCGCGACGGCGGTCGCCGTCGTCGTGGTGCTGCGGACCCCGGAGCGCCTGGCGCCGGTGGCCCTGGGCCCGCCGCCGGCGGTCGCGGTGCCGACCGGTCCCCCCGCGGGCGGCTCCGGGGTGCAGGCCGAGCCACCCAGCTCCCGCCCGACGTCGGCGCGCCCGAGCACGGCGACCTCCTCGGCCGCCCCGGCGACGAGCGGGTCCACGGCGACGCCGCCGGCCACCGGGCCGGCGCTCGGCGCCGAGTTCGCCATCGAGGAGCGCGCCCTGCTCAGCTACGGCGCGGCGGTGACCATCAGCAACCCTGGGCCGGGCCGGGTGACCGCCTGGACCCTGGTGATCACGTTGCCCCGGGAATCCCTGGAGGTCACCTCGGTCAGCGGTGCCCGGGCCAGCCGGGACGGCGCGACGTGGAGCTTCGTGCCGGACGGCGCCGGCGCGGCGGTGCCCGCCGACGGCTCGGTGCGGGTGACCTTCCGGGTGACCGGTTCCCCGGTCAGCGCCGGCCCGACCGCCTGCACCATCGACGGCACGCCCTGCACCGGCCTGAACTGAGCCGCCGGTCGCCGCCGTGCCCCGCCCGGGCCGCCGCCCCCGCGCCGTCGTGCCAACCGCGATCCGGGGCGGTGCGGCGGGGGTGTGACCCCGTCCCCGGGTGCCGGGCGGTGCCGGCGGCGCTGCCGGGCCGCCGGCGCGGCGGCGCTCAGCGCTCCGGGTGGCGGCGGACGAAGTCCTGGTACGTCTCGTTGGCCAACTCGATCTCACGAACCTGCGCGGCCAGCTCGGCTCGGCGGATCTCCGCCGTCGCCCGGGCGCGGGCCAGCCGCAGCTCGTGCCGCCGGTCGCGCCGGCGGGACCAGCCGCGGGCGGCGGCCCAGGCGATCCAGCCGCCCGACGCCGCCAGCCCGGTCAGCCCGAAGGCGAGCAGGAATTCCACGGTGCCTCCTTCCGGCTGCTCAGCCGACGTCCCGGCGGACCGCCAGCCAGGTGCCGAGCCCGAACGTCAGCAGGACGTATCCGGCCAGCACGGTGGCCGGCAGCACGGCGCTGGTGGCGTCGAGCACGCCGGGCGTACCGCCGTCGAACTGGGACCGGGAGCCCAGCGCGCCGGCCAGCGCGCCGGAACTCGGCGCCAGCAACAGCTTCTGCGGCACCGTCAGCGGGTCGAGGACGAGGGCGAGCCCGCTGACCGCGTTCTCCAGCACCAGCGTCCACACCAGACCGACGGCGATCGCGGTGGCGGTGCTGCGGAAGGCGATCGCGAGGAACCAGCCGACCCCGGCGTGGGCGGTGCAGATCAGCCAGGCGGCGGCCACCGCCCCGGCGACGTTCCCGGCCGGCGGCCAGTCGGGTCCCCGCCCTTCGATCGCGGCCAGCACCCCGGTGACCAGCGCCAGCGCCGCGAAGGTGGCGACCACGACCAGCAGGGTCAGCCCGCACAGGACGACGGCGTGCCCGGCCATCACCTGCGCTCGCCGCGGTCGCTGTGTGAAGATCAGGTTCAGCGTGCCCCAGCGGTACTCGTTGCCGACCACCAGCGCGCCGAGGATCACCACGATCGCCCCGCCGAAGAGCGGGAACAGTCCGATCCCGGTGGTGACCAGCTCGCCGGGCAGGACGGCGGCGAGCAGCGACTCGGCGGCCTCCGCCTGCTCCGGGTCGCCGGCCAGCGCCAGGTGCACCAGGTAGGGGATGCCGACGCCGAAGGCGAGCGCCAGGATCGTCCAGGTCGCGGTGATCGTCCACACCGCCGGTCGCTTCCGGTCGGCGAACCAGGCCGCGCGGATCGAACCGATCATCGGGCGCCTCCCGTCACGGTCGCGGACTCGTGCCGCTCGCCGGGCGCCGGCTCGTCGGGCTCCGGGGCCGCCGGCTCGGCGCGGTCGCGGCCCGGCGACCGGTCGCCGGGTGCGGCGGTCAGTTCCAGGAACGCCTCCTCCAGCGAGTGGCGCAGCGGGCGCAGTTCCCGTACGTCGACGCCGGCCTCGACCAGGCGTCGGTTGAGTTCCGCGGCCAGCGCCGGATCGGTGGTGACCCGCAGCAGCCCGTCGACCACCTCGACCGCCCGGACCCGGTCGTGCTCGCGCAGCTGGGCGACCGCCGCGTCCACCGGGTCGGCGTCGATCAGCAGCACGGCCCGGCCCAGCGCCTCGCGCAGGTCGTCCGGGCTGCCGTCGGCGACCAGCCGGCCGTGGTCGATGACCGCGATCCGGTCGCAGATCTGCTCCACCTCGCCGAGGACGTGGCTGGACAGCAGCACGGTCCGGCCCTGCTGCCCGAGCGAGCGGAGCAGCTCCCGGATCTCGGAGACGCCGGCCGGGTCGAGGCCGTTGGTCGGCTCGTCCAGGATCAGCAGGTCCGGTTCCTTGAGCAGCGCGGCGGCCACCCCGAGTCGCTGCTTCATGCCCAGCGAGTAGGTGCGGAACGCCGAACCCGCCCGCCCGGCCAGGCCGACCTCGGCGAGCACCCGCTCGGCGGCGCCGTCGGGCACCCCGGCGTAGCGGGCGGCCAGCCGCAGATTGTCCAGCCCGGACAGGTGCGGGTAGAACGTCGGCGACTCGATGAGGGCGCCGACCCGGGCCAGTTGCCCCGGCGCCCCGGGCGGCAGGCCCAGCACCCGGATCCGTCCGCTGGTGGGCCGGACCAGCCCGACCAGCATGCGCATGGTGGTTGTCTTGCCCGCGCCGTTCGGCCCCAGGAAGCCGAGCACCTCGCCCGCGGGCACCCGCAGGTCGAGGCCGTCGACAGCGGTCACCCCGCCGGGATAACGCTTGGTGACCCCGGCCAATTCAATGGCAAATCGGTCATTCCTCAACGCGGCGCCGCAATCGTACGCCCTCGCGCGAGGTTTCCGACGGCCCAATTTGACGCAATGTTCATCCGGCAGTCCTTAGAATTCCTGACCGCGACACAGGGTTAATTGCGTGCGGTCAACTAACTGCTCGTTAAGGCAACTGCCCAGGTCGCGACGGGGGTCGGGCCTGGGCC
This genomic window contains:
- a CDS encoding ABC transporter ATP-binding protein gives rise to the protein MTAVDGLDLRVPAGEVLGFLGPNGAGKTTTMRMLVGLVRPTSGRIRVLGLPPGAPGQLARVGALIESPTFYPHLSGLDNLRLAARYAGVPDGAAERVLAEVGLAGRAGSAFRTYSLGMKQRLGVAAALLKEPDLLILDEPTNGLDPAGVSEIRELLRSLGQQGRTVLLSSHVLGEVEQICDRIAVIDHGRLVADGSPDDLREALGRAVLLIDADPVDAAVAQLREHDRVRAVEVVDGLLRVTTDPALAAELNRRLVEAGVDVRELRPLRHSLEEAFLELTAAPGDRSPGRDRAEPAAPEPDEPAPGERHESATVTGGAR
- a CDS encoding ABC transporter permease subunit, translated to MIGSIRAAWFADRKRPAVWTITATWTILALAFGVGIPYLVHLALAGDPEQAEAAESLLAAVLPGELVTTGIGLFPLFGGAIVVILGALVVGNEYRWGTLNLIFTQRPRRAQVMAGHAVVLCGLTLLVVVATFAALALVTGVLAAIEGRGPDWPPAGNVAGAVAAAWLICTAHAGVGWFLAIAFRSTATAIAVGLVWTLVLENAVSGLALVLDPLTVPQKLLLAPSSGALAGALGSRSQFDGGTPGVLDATSAVLPATVLAGYVLLTFGLGTWLAVRRDVG
- a CDS encoding cellulose binding domain-containing protein; translated protein: MPAAPPQPRRTVAIIVLDRIMAVVASVRQVATGRADGATVARLALLAAVAVLVATAVAVVVVLRTPERLAPVALGPPPAVAVPTGPPAGGSGVQAEPPSSRPTSARPSTATSSAAPATSGSTATPPATGPALGAEFAIEERALLSYGAAVTISNPGPGRVTAWTLVITLPRESLEVTSVSGARASRDGATWSFVPDGAGAAVPADGSVRVTFRVTGSPVSAGPTACTIDGTPCTGLN